The DNA region GGAAAAAGAGGACGGGACCGGTTACGACCGCACTTATCTTCCGGTTTCCGACGACGACCTTAGAACCATCCGTAAAAACCTGGAAGCCGCGGTAGGGATCGACAAGGCGAGAGGAGACATGATCTCCGTAATCAGCATTCCGAAGGATAGGACCGCGCAATTCGCAGCCGAAGACGAGGAACTCAGAAAACAAAAAGCGATCCGACAAATGGTCATCGCTTCCCTCGTAATCGTTCTCTTCCTGATCTTGACGATTCTGATCTATAGAGCGATCAAAAAAGAGATCGCAAGACGCCGCAGACTCCGCGAGGAAGAACTGGCAGCAATGCAACAGATGATGCGCGAAGCCGCCCTCCGAGTCATGGACGACGGCAGCGCCGAAGTCGAGCTTTCTCTCGATGAAAAACTCCGGAGAGAACTGCTCGAAAACGCGATCAATCTGGCCAAGGAGAAACCGGAGGAAGTCGCTCAGCTTCTCCGGACCTGGCTCTCTGAAGAGGAAGCAACCTAATGGAATCCCTGTCCGGAAATAAAAACCGGGCGGGTCGCCTCCTCCGAGTTCTGGGGGAGCACCTTCCCCCGGAAGTATTCAAACACTTAGGTCCGCAGGACACCAGCCGCCTCTTGGAAAGCTTTCACAAGAGCGGAAAACTAGAAGCGAAAGAAGAGAGAGAATTACTTGGGGCCTTCCTAAAAGGACTCTCCTCGACTCCGCGGGAATCGATGGACCAGGAGACCATGATTCTCATCCAGGAGTTGGAATCCATCCTAAGAGAAGATTCCCCTTCGGAACCGGACTGGTTAGAAGAACTCAAGAACTGCAACCGGGAAGAACTTTCCCGAATCGTTGCGGGAGAAGAAAGCTCCAGAATCGCAGGCATCTTATGCTACGCGAACCCCGAAGTTTCCGCACGAGTATTGGAGGAATTCCCCGAATCCATGCAGGAAGAGATTCTTCTGCAGATCAGGGAGCTGGACCCCTCATCGGAGGCCTCCAGGGACGCATTAGAACGATTCCTTAGATTCAAAAAAGAAGCGATCAAGCACCCCGGATTCCGTTCGACAACAAGCAAGAGAATCGGAAAAAGAGCCGCCGATTTATTGGGAAAAATGGATCCCCAAGATTCCCGGAAATTATTCACACGGATACGCGAAAAGAGCCCCGAGTTTGCCGAAAATATAAACGAACACTTCTTCCGGATGGAGGACTTTCTGGAGTTAAACCGGGAAAGTCTGAATCGGTTCTTTTCCCCAGTTCACCCGATCGTGATCGCGGTGGCCTTCAAAGGAACGGAGCCGGAAACCAGAGCCGAACTCCTGGAAAGGATGGAACCTTCCCTCTCCTCCATCGTCCGATTAGAAGAGGATTCCATGGGACCGATTTCCTTAGCGGAAATCGAAACCGCCCAGAACGGTATTCTTGAAATTTTCAAGGATGCGGTAGAATCGGGAAGAATCAAGTTCCGGAGAAACATCTGATATGGCCAAACTCGTCTTCAAACCCATCCAGATCGCCGATATGCAAGATCAGGTCGAGCTTCAAATTCCGGATAAGTACAAGAAATTCCATCGGGACGAAGATGCGGAAGAGTTCGAAGTCGACCAGGAAGGAAACATCATCGAGCAGTACCAAGGCCCTTCGATCGAAGAGATCGAAGCGGAGCTGAACAGGTACAAGGAAGAGACAGAAGAAAGCATCAAGAAGA from Leptospira fletcheri includes:
- a CDS encoding FliG C-terminal domain-containing protein, with the protein product MESLSGNKNRAGRLLRVLGEHLPPEVFKHLGPQDTSRLLESFHKSGKLEAKEERELLGAFLKGLSSTPRESMDQETMILIQELESILREDSPSEPDWLEELKNCNREELSRIVAGEESSRIAGILCYANPEVSARVLEEFPESMQEEILLQIRELDPSSEASRDALERFLRFKKEAIKHPGFRSTTSKRIGKRAADLLGKMDPQDSRKLFTRIREKSPEFAENINEHFFRMEDFLELNRESLNRFFSPVHPIVIAVAFKGTEPETRAELLERMEPSLSSIVRLEEDSMGPISLAEIETAQNGILEIFKDAVESGRIKFRRNI